The Ipomoea triloba cultivar NCNSP0323 chromosome 4, ASM357664v1 DNA segment AACTTTGAGAGATCTAATGCGGGTCTAGGATTGCAATAGTGGTAGTAAGACGTTTGGTGGTAATATTAGGAGGTGATTTTAGACAAATACTACCGGTTGTGCCTAAAGGGTCAAGACAAGATATTGTTTCTGCAACAATAAACTCTTCTTACTTGTGGTTATCATGTAAAGTGCTGATGTTAACAAAACATCTCCTTCTAAAGACAAACGAAGAAAGTGCTAATATGGAGGAGATTACAGAATTTGCTGAGTGGTTGGCTAAAATCGGTGATGGTATTTTGGGAGGCCCTAATGACGGCTATGCAAAAGTTCAAATTCCTCAGGAAATGTTGTTGCCATCGACTGGGGACAACATAGGACAATTATGGATAATATTTTTCCAATGTTCAAGGAGGGTGGTTCTCACCAAGAGTACATGGAAAGTCGTGCGATTTTGGCTCCAACGCTTGATGTTGTAAATGCAGTGAATGAATATATGACTGATTTGCATGTCGCTGAAAGCAGGACCTACCTAAGTTGCGACACTGTGTGTAAGGCGGATTCAAATAATGGCATCCTATATGATATGCACACACTAGAATTCCTTAATGGATTAAAAGCATCTGGCATTCCTAACCATGCTTTAACTCTTAAAGTGGGATCTCCAGTCATGTTGTTGAGAAACATAGATCACTCAATGGGACTATGCAATGGCACAAGACTTATTATCACTAGGTTATCAGATCATGTTGTTGAAGCAAAAATTGTTTCTGGCCATAATGCTAGACAATTTGTCTTGATACCAAGGATGGCAATGACGCCAACAAATACAAGGCTACcgttcaaatttcaaagaagacaattcccATTAGTGTTGGCATATGCGATGACCATTAACAAAAGTCAGGGCTAAACGTTAAAGCATGTTGGGTTACTCCTAAGGAAACCTGTTTTTGTTCATGGCCAATTGTATGTTGCTGCTTCAAGGGTTAGCAGCCCTAAAGGGTTAGAATTTTAATATCAAATGATGTTGGAGAGAGTAGTCATTATACTACGAATGTTGTGTACCatgaagtttttaaaaatttgtaaatgtGTAGTActtaataataaatttctttttgcAATTGTTTTGCCAGTCATTAATACTACGAATGTTGTGTACCATgaactttttaataatttttaaattttgtcaataATAATCTTCTTTTAATATACGTTTGCCATCATTAATTCCATTCCaacttattcaaaaaaaaaactatcacaTAGTAGCATTAAATACATGCGTGTATCGCACGGGTacaatactagtatatatacatatatacatacacacacacacacacatatacatatatatacatacatacatacatacatacatatatatatatatatatatatatatatgtatatatgtgtgtgtgtgtgcgcgcgcgtgctattttatacctaatatatatttttatatttacaatacaattgcaagtatatataatttccaaactctaaccctccacctccaaaatctcattctaaattatgattcaactgtaaacattgctgctaatcctgctgtatgtattcttattgtttaatttttttattaactgtttttactgttataatatttaatgaaatatcacaatttaattatgtgagttgattgtttattatttatgatattatataggataacaaataataatacaattgaacttaggtattttttgtaaaattttttacaggtatacTTTAAAGGGCTTAAAATTGAGgtcttaaataggctcaaagcctatttatgatatattttgaagcctttttaaaatcctatatgttaaataggcttttaaaaaggtttCAGGCCAGGCCGGACCAACTATAGGCTCaagcttgagcctaaaaaaaagctTACATGCAGGCCCAAGCCTAGGCTCAGGCTCTAGAATTCCATAGTCGGCCCAGAcctaaatttctaaagctcggctcggcctagcctatttccacccctagaCGCGCACAAAGATAAGTGAATTGTTGTTACACACATGTATGAGCTCTATGACTTTTACTGTGATAAAAGTGTTGAATTAACACTACTGCTAAGTGATTAGACCATCTATCTTATTTAAAGttcatatataaattgtgtacttATGCACATGTCGACTTATAACATCAATTGTTATTAATAGGTCTGTATGTATATCCTTGTGACATAATAAAATCTATATAGATGGTTTGAATTGTATAGAGGGGCTATATGCATGAGAAATCTCCATACTAGTGATATCATGATGATAATCCGAGATTATCAAGTTATGTACGAAGAAGAAAGTTAGAGCTTGAGCTACTAAAATGCTTGATGACTACCATAATTGTGGGGGACCATATGACAACCGTTAGTGAGTGCCATAATCATTACATGCCAAGGTATGATGTGTCTATTAAATCATAcactaaatttatttataattggtAGTCAATAATGAGCAAACTATGTCAAAATccttaatttatttcaaaacatCAATGTTATTTATTTGAAGATATTGTTGATATATTTCAAACATTGCCATCGTTATGCCAATCTTTGCAACTGTAATCTATTGCTTGAGCCGTTGTGAAAATAAATTTGCAGCTAGAACGTCTTATTCATTGAAGTCTTCTAAAATAAGttcaaagaaaagaaagaaattttgaAGTGTAAAAAATGGAATAGTCACTACTTTCTGTCTTTAATATAAGGGAAAAGGATCAAATAGGCCCCTAAACTTTATAGGATAAAGCAATTAGACTCCTGAACATTTAAACGTTGCAACTAAACCATCAAACTTcttaaaatcaatcaaatagATCTTATTTATCGGTAGCCAATAGGTTACTAGTAAATCTACACATGTTGACCACTCATTACCACGATGACCGGATTGGTCGCCCTCCGGAGAGGCAACCAGATCCAGAGAAAGCAACCAGAACCTGGTTGCTTTCTCTCCTAGAGATGGAAACCAGAACCTGGTCGCCATCTCTAGGAGAGAAAGCGACCAAGTTCTGGTCGCACCGGAGGAGGTGGCCAAGGAGGCAAATTGGCCACTTCcgggaagttttttttttaaaataattttaaataattattttatttaaaatcatttaaaacattatttttaaatttggtaaccGACATGTCAGCATGTTTTTaagtaaacatgtcattttgggTTGAATTGCATGAGCTTGTGTTGTTTagggacctaattgcatttttttgagttcaatagTGTTAAGTGAATCACATATGGCTGCCCACTCCTCTTCACATGGCTACCCATATGGTTGTCCATACTTCATATCACAActcacatgcatgcatgttaacCTATGTGGACACCTCATCTTCATGTGGCCAACCCATTCCTCCACCTTCAGATGTTCCCCCTTCAACAACTATAAATAGCTAGATTCTACAGGAACCAAGACATCCCCAACATATCAATTCTCTCTCAATCCTCTGTAGTAGCTCACgtaggaattttttttcttgctttgcttaGCTTTCATTCATTCCTTTAATTAAGCTTAGCATTTTATTGTaatatttctttataataatttagagagttatattttcaatctcccaaaattaatatatccattatttattaatatatatgttcccatattatttttaacttccCGATAATTCTCAATTCGCGATTACAGTACTCGCTTCCATAGTGCTTGTTAAATTATTtccctaacaagtggtatcagagcagtttacttgaaaattattttttaagacGTCAAATGTCACCAAGTTTGATGTTTAGAAGTTTGATGGGAGAATTAGGGgttgtttacttcatttctctgtttttccatttccagtttttcatttctccattcttccagtttttcatttctctaattttttattttgttaaatacaataataataataataataataataataataataataataataataataataataataataatatttgatagTTCAAGGATCATGAGTGATTAACTTTGGACTATGgatgataacaatttgaaagtcgaaggaccgtAGGtggtcaataataataataataataataatatttgatagTTTAAGGATCATGGGTGATTAACTTTAGACTaaggatggtaacaatttgaaagtcgaaggactgTGGGTGGCCaataataagaatttaataataataataataacaataaaaataatagtagtaataattataataataataatttaataataatattattattaataataacattaatactagtagtaataataagaattaaaaatCTAGCTTCACTGAAAtagaaatttaataataataataataataatagtaaaaattatttaaaaaaaatctaaagcgAAACATTAATAATATAGTAAGAATTATAAAAAACTGAAGAAGTGGCGCATAGCAAGAGTCAAACCAGGGACCTCAACATAAGTAGTACTATTCACCCGCTTTTTTCCCATTCCTCCAAATAGAGAACTCAAATTTGGCTCTCTCCAAATTCCTTAAGAAATATGGAGAAATGAGATGGAATTACACTTTGGAAGAATAGATTTAGTAAATAAcatctctcatttttctttttccacttcttcaattcttcatttttttttggaaaatcctccatttttccaagttacTAAACAACCCCTTAGCTTTTCTATttggaaggttcagatggaagccgttctaaCCCAGAACAGTTTGAAGCGAGCACTAGCCGGCAAGAAATcggctacaatgacagatgatCAATGGGAAGATCTGGATGACAAGGCATGTTCAACCATTCAATTGTGCCTGTCTAAAACAATTCTACGTGAAGTAGTAAGTGAGAAGACTACGTCAGATTTATGGTCCAAGCTGGACTCGCTTTATATGACCAAAAATCTAGCAAATACGTTACGCTTGAAGGAGATGTTGTGCACAATCCATATGGAGGAAGGCACTTCTATCAATTCTCACTTAGatgaatttaattcaatttcatTGAATTTGGAGAATATTGATATTAAGATTGATGATGAGGATCAGGCTGTTTTGTTACTAATTTCTCTACCTAAATCATATTGGcattttaaagaaattatgttATATGGTAAAAGggaaggcaaaaacttgtgtgagaccgtcttaccgtgagacgggtcgggtcaagatgcaaatgtaatactcatacgcacaaatgtcatacttatatgctcaaatgtaatactaatcatgaataaaatttttattacttataagggtaaatgtaatacttttaagggaaaatacaatacttttgtATTTcgattcaaaagtattacatttttcctcaaaagtattatattttcccttataagtaaggggtacttgtcaacattacttattatgaaaaatgtattactttttctcttatatgtaacaaaaattgtattcttgattagtattatatttgagtatataagtataacatttgcacatataagtatgacatttgcatgttgttttgacccgacccgatccgtcGCACGAATAAAAatccgtaagacggtctcacacaagtgtgacccaaaagGGAAACCCTTACTTTTAATGATGTCAAGTCAAACctattgtccaaagaaaaatttgacttagaaattAAATCTAAGGACAAAGGTGAAGGTTTGACTATTAGGGGTCGTTCACTTGATACTGGGAATACTAGTAAAAATTCTAGATCTAAGTCCAAAGGACGTAATTCCAACAAATCCTGCAAATACTGTAAGAAGCATGGACATGATGTGTCTGAATGCTTCAAGTTGAAAAATaaacaagagagagaaaagaaatcCGTAGAAGCAAGTGTTGTTGTTAGTGATTCAGAGGGTGAAGTTTTGTTATCTGTTAGTTCTTGTAACAAACCGAGCGAAACTAACTGGATTTTGGATtctggttgtacattccacatgtgtcctCATAGAGACTAGTTCATTTCTCTTGAACCAGTTGATAGTGGAATTGTCTTCCAGTTGATAGTGGAATTGTCTTGATGGGTAACAATacccaatgcaaggttagtgaAATCGGAAGTGTCCAGATCCGGACTCATGATAACGTTGtcaggactcttaccaatgttcggtatattcctgaCTTAAAACGGAACCTGATATCTttgggcaccttggaatctctggggtGTAAGTACATAGTTGAAGGTGGAGTTCTAAGGATGATAAAAGGCTCTCTTGTTCTcatgaaagcttctcgttcGGGAAGCTTGTATgtgttgcatggcagtactGTGACAGGTTCAGCAACAGTCTCATCATTGGTGGACGATGCATATCTCACTCAACTATGACATATGCGTCGGGGCATATGAATGAGAAAGACATGCATATCCTAAGCAAGCAAGGCCTCTTGGGAAATCCAAGTACgggaaaattacaattttgtgcattgtgtttttgggaaacaaaagagggttagtttctctatTGCTACACATCGtaccaaagatgtattggaatatattcattttgatttatggggaccgactaaGGTCCAATCTCTAggaggctgtagatattttatgtatattattggtGATATTTCTTGTAAGGTTTGAGTTTATTTCTTACAACACAAAAATCAAGCATTTTCTACTTTCAAATAATGGAAAATACTTGTTGAAACTCAGAcaaggaaaaaatgtcaaaaagttTAGGACAAATGGACTAGAGTTCTGCGCGTCAGATTTCAATGAGTTCTGTGCAATCAATGGAATTTCCAGGCACAAGACTTTGCCTGGTAAACCCCAGCAAAATGGTGTTATAGAACGTATGAACATGACTCTATTGAAGAGAGCTCGTTGTATAATCTCTGGTGTTGGGTTATAGAAACGGCGTGATTTTTGTGCTGAAGTTGTTTCTACTGCATGTTGGATGTCCTGCATATGCTCATTCTAATACAAGTAAATCAAACCCGAGAGCTATCAAATGCATTTTTCTTGGTTATGCTTTTGAGTCAAAAGGGTATCGTTTATGGTTTCCTGAttctcaaaaaattattttgagtcgagatatcacttttgatgaaaacgCATTACTTtcttctgaaaaaaaaattctattataCCTAGTACAGGTGATAAGCAGAGTACTGGAGAGAAGGTGGACTTCGAATTGAGGCCTAATGAGTATTACTATTGTCAATGGTAATACTGTagatgatgcatctactagtaCCGCACCTCTcgtcgagccacaacgagagtATTCTATTGCTCAAGATCGACCTAGGAGGACAATTACAAAACTTGCTAGGTATGTTGCTGATTATGAAATCCACTTGGTTGCTTATGTTCTTTCAGTTGCATAGGAGGTTGATGGTGACCTGTCTTGCTATTCTGATGCTATTTCCTGTGCCAACTCGTCCAAGTGGTTGATTGCTATGCAAGAG contains these protein-coding regions:
- the LOC116015981 gene encoding uncharacterized protein LOC116015981; this encodes MAAPAGRQRTRGLLYPLLLQKTPHATYHKTNEESANMEEITEFAEWLAKIGDGNVVAIDWGQHRTIMDNIFPMFKEGGSHQEYMESRAILAPTLDVVNAVNEYMTDLHVAESRTYLSCDTVCKADSNNGILYDMHTLEFLNGLKASGIPNHALTLKVGSPVMLLRNIDHSMGLCNGTRLIITRLSDHVVEAKIVSGHNARQFVLIPRMAMTPTNTRLPFKFQRRQFPLVLAYAMTINKSQG